In Cydia pomonella isolate Wapato2018A chromosome 12, ilCydPomo1, whole genome shotgun sequence, the sequence aggtacttattttttatatataaacacaaatattaattatgctctgCAAAACAACGCCTGTGAAGATGCCTTTAGATCGTAGTCAGTATATAAGGCAACGCCTATTCCGTCGACTCAATAAGTCTATCGCTTGTATTTGAGCTCTTGAACTACAATAAGGTGTTCATCAAAATGGAAGCACCAGAAAAATGCTGTGATACCCAATTCAAAGTTCTATCCACTGGTGACTATATTCTACCGCCCCCATTGCAAGCTTCCATTGACAAAATCGTAGAAAAAGAAGGATATATTACGCACAAAACCATCAACAGGTCAATCTCGACCAGCGGTGGTAACTTCTTGGCAGAACTGTTCGAAGTTGACATTAAAGGAAAAACTGCGGATGGCGATAAAGagaccaatatttttattaaaaataaaatggatgACATACAAGTGACAGTTCTAGATGTTACAGAATGTTATACTTTGGAGAACTTCTTTTACGGACAACTCTCAAAACTGTATAATGATATACAAAATAAAGCTAATATTCCAGTTGAAGAAAGATACAATATGGTTAAAAGTTACGATGCTACGAATCCAAATGCTATAATTCTGGAGAACCTTGCTAAAAAGGGCTTCACAACTGTTCATCGAATGGAAGTCGCTCCTCTTAAGTTTGCACAACTCTCTGTTCAGCAGCTGGCGAGGTTCCACGGGTTATCCTGGGTCTTGGAAAAACAACATCCTGAATACTTTGCAAAGAAAATTAGGTCATTGAAATCGACATTTCAATTTAACGATGATTATCAAAAATTCATTGATAATATGAGCACGTATACGGACAAATGTGTGGATGAGGGCCAGAAAGTTAAACTGAACAAATTCAAATCCGGAATTCTGGAGACCTTGCGAAAGAATTACTTTGATAATGCCGGAAGCAGATGCTGCTTATGCCATGGAGACTACAGGGCTAACAATATTCTTGTGAAAAAAGTATGTGTATTTATTACTGTAATCTATTTTAGTAGTAGTATACATTTCATTTATGtattgtgggcctttgagtgccacgtcgacaaAGCAGTcatctattgtgacggccctttaaagttcattactagtagtaggtatattatattcgTTAACATCAtcaaattattgtaaaattattattgtttaactCGCATTACCAATTAATATTGAATCGATTAACAAATACACTAGTTGGTGgtgtttaagtttttatttgaagCAGTAAGTAAAACCAAAAATTCTATTGCAGGATGGCGATAATATAACTGAAGTCATACCAGTGGACTATCAGCTGCTGTATTATGGATGCCCTGTCATGGACTTCATCTATTTCATCTTCCCTTGCACTGACCAAGAGTTTAGGAGCATACATCTTGATAATCTGAAAGATCTGTATTACGAAAGTTTGGAAAAGttccttaaatattttaacatggaCGTTGAGTCAGTGTACCCACGGTGTGAGTTTGAAACAGAGTACAAGAAAAGACTAGAATTTGGTCTAATATTTAGTCTTATGATAACACCCATACTGTTTACTAATGATGATGACGTCCCTGACATTACTAAAGATGATTTGGGAACACTTTCTGTTACTCCGGATCCAAAAATGGATGAAAGGATCAGGGGTCTTGTGGATGATTTTCAAAAGTGGGGTATTTTGTGAGGAACTACTACCAGCCCCgatgaaaattatttagtttagtataataaattatatattatatacaacacaatacaaatactctttattgcacacctcaatacagaaacaataaaaataatacagcacattcagaagaggtaaacaacaggcgggtttatcgctaaaaagtgatcttttttttttataccacgacggtgacaaacaagcatacggcccgcctgatagttagcagtcaccgcagcctatggacgcctgcaactccagaggtgttacatgcgcgttgccgaccctttaaaaacctgtacactccttttttgaagaaccccatactgtagaccctcgggaaaacctcggaagggagctcattccacagccggagcgtccgcgcgaggaaattcctcttgaaccgcacagtacgcgaccattttggttctaaggtgtgaggatgaactccctgccgacggcgagcggtgcggtgatagaaagtggccgttggcatcatgtcaaacaattcctcagaacATTTGTACAagcattgtacaagcggtagaacacacacaaggaggcaaagtctctccttagacttaaaggttcaataccgcttgtgagtttgggatcgtcaacgattcgcacagcgcgcctttggactgagtcaaagggtccaagctggcatgcaggtgctcctgctcagaggtgacagcaatactccatatggggtctgacttgcgatttatatagcagcagtctcttccagacaacctttaggtagcggaatcaaataaattattaatacatatttCGTTTATTATAATGACCTTTACACATGTAGATCAAATGGCTTAGTAATGGGAACCATAAcaaagtcggaccaagctaagtcggcagcgattttgatagcacagattgtaaaaaaaatattgtaaacgtcaaagctctatgaaattatgatgcaGTCTGGGCTATTAAATATGAGACttttatggcaaaaaaaaaaaatctttttaaatcCTTGACCAAATCATAGTCCTATTCTACAGTATCTCTGCATGCATGGGCTCGAAACGCAATAGTGAGTACATTGGCAGAGTCGTGTTGCTTTCCTTAATAATATCCGTTTTCACATCTGTTATATTCCTAACCGATGTAATAAGACGAGAGGGTCGTTGGTTATTATTTCTACAGTTAGTCTCTGCACCACGAAGACGCGACGCCAGTCAGCGGAGATTCCCCAAATTTCGAGACTGTAGTTAAACACTTAATCAAAAAGCAAATAACAACTGCTGtacgcctttgtacaaatgatgtgtgttctttcctgttttatgtttcattttgtacaataaagtgttttactactattaTAACTGCCACGCACTTGGGCCTGTGGAGAAATAATAGACAGTATTTTAAATGCCAAACTTTAAACTAATTGATTATGGGTGTCCTATTTTAGTGATGAAACAAGGGTAACATGTAGGAGTTTCGTAAAAGTGATTTGTAGAAGTGTTGTGCTGTTATAAGAGTTAGGATTTAGGAGcttttaactaatttaattgttctacttTTATACTATTTCCACTTAGATTGATACTGTACGTGTACGACTGTAcgagttgcctgaaaataaaactttatttaatttattatagtaatagtaatcatctgtatatatccattatgtatattgttattgtcaataaataacgttcgatttattttatttttatttttaataatttgcgCGGAATTTGTTTTAACTCtgcatttttataatatactatCCTCTGAAATGGTCGCATTCTTTAACTATTAATTAGGTTACATAATGTATTAAATAGCAATATAATCTAAGGAAAATTACCGCACTGACAATGGAATGTTGTTTTTTGCATTGCTAATAAATGTCTCATCATGAAAATACCTTTAGGTACACCGAGGTAAATATATAAGGAAACGCATATTCCATCGATTCGTAGTCTACCTATCACTAGTGCTCGAGA encodes:
- the LOC133523214 gene encoding uncharacterized protein LOC133523214, with amino-acid sequence MEAPEKCCDTQFKVLSTGDYILPPPLQASIDKIVEKEGYITHKTINRSISTSGGNFLAELFEVDIKGKTADGDKETNIFIKNKMDDIQVTVLDVTECYTLENFFYGQLSKLYNDIQNKANIPVEERYNMVKSYDATNPNAIILENLAKKGFTTVHRMEVAPLKFAQLSVQQLARFHGLSWVLEKQHPEYFAKKIRSLKSTFQFNDDYQKFIDNMSTYTDKCVDEGQKVKLNKFKSGILETLRKNYFDNAGSRCCLCHGDYRANNILVKKDGDNITEVIPVDYQLLYYGCPVMDFIYFIFPCTDQEFRSIHLDNLKDLYYESLEKFLKYFNMDVESVYPRCEFETEYKKRLEFGLIFSLMITPILFTNDDDVPDITKDDLGTLSVTPDPKMDERIRGLVDDFQKWGIL